The Mammaliicoccus sciuri genome window below encodes:
- a CDS encoding alpha/beta hydrolase, with amino-acid sequence MKKLWILGIGIIMLMIIVIMTKPSNEHHSATVKSTDSTYIKSQIPTLFLHGYAGSANSEKYMVQQAKKKGVTKEVITAYVSEDGKVELKGKLKKDATNPIVQIELENNKQGDLDLNAEWFKNVLTKLQTEYGIKKFNFVGHSMGNLSFAKYMLKYGDDETLPQLNKEVNIAGTFNGVLNMNEQVNEISVDRSGKPSRMNPPYPELQQLKDIYKGQEIEVLNIYGDLQDGTNSDGRVSNSSSKSLKYLLGNSPKSYKESKYEGKTAQHSELHENKQVAKEIVEFLWGR; translated from the coding sequence GTGAAGAAGTTATGGATTTTGGGGATTGGTATTATTATGCTGATGATCATTGTGATAATGACGAAACCATCTAACGAACATCATTCAGCAACAGTTAAATCAACAGACTCAACTTATATAAAAAGCCAAATACCGACATTATTTCTACATGGTTATGCAGGAAGTGCGAATTCAGAGAAATATATGGTTCAACAAGCGAAGAAAAAGGGCGTCACTAAAGAAGTCATCACAGCATATGTATCTGAAGATGGAAAAGTTGAATTAAAAGGAAAACTTAAAAAAGATGCGACGAATCCTATTGTTCAAATAGAACTTGAAAATAATAAACAAGGTGACCTGGATCTCAATGCAGAGTGGTTTAAAAACGTATTAACGAAATTACAAACTGAATATGGCATTAAGAAATTTAACTTTGTCGGACATTCAATGGGGAATTTATCATTCGCTAAATATATGTTGAAATACGGGGATGATGAAACATTACCTCAATTGAATAAAGAAGTGAACATTGCCGGTACGTTTAACGGTGTATTAAATATGAATGAACAAGTAAATGAAATTAGTGTGGATAGAAGCGGTAAACCAAGTCGAATGAACCCACCATATCCAGAACTGCAACAATTGAAAGATATCTATAAAGGACAAGAAATAGAAGTATTAAACATATATGGTGACTTACAAGACGGTACCAACTCAGACGGGCGCGTATCCAACAGCTCATCAAAATCGTTGAAATATTTACTAGGAAATAGCCCGAAAAGCTATAAAGAATCCAAATACGAAGGTAAAACAGCCCAACACAGCGAACTACATGAAAACAAACAAGTCGCGAAAGAGATAGTAGAATTTTTGTGGGGGAGGTAG
- a CDS encoding IS6-like element IS257 family transposase — translation MNYFRYKQFNKDVITLAVGYYLRYALSYRDISEILRERGVNVHHSTVYRWVQEYAPILYQIWKKKHKKAYYKWRIDETYIKIKGKWNYLYRAIDAEGHTLDIWLRKQRDNHSAYAFIKRLIKQFGKPQKVITDQAPSTKVAMAKVIKAFKLKPDCHCTSKYLNNLIEQDHRYIKVRKTRYQSINTAKNTLKGIECIYALYKKNRRSLQIYGFSPCHEISIMLAS, via the coding sequence ATGAACTATTTCAGATATAAACAATTTAACAAGGACGTCATCACTTTAGCCGTTGGCTACTATCTAAGATATGCATTGAGTTATCGTGATATATCTGAAATATTAAGGGAGCGTGGTGTAAATGTTCATCATTCAACGGTCTACCGTTGGGTTCAAGAATATGCCCCGATTTTATATCAAATTTGGAAGAAAAAGCATAAAAAAGCTTATTACAAATGGCGTATTGATGAGACGTACATCAAAATAAAAGGAAAATGGAACTATTTATATCGTGCGATTGATGCAGAGGGACATACATTAGATATTTGGTTGCGTAAGCAACGAGATAATCATTCAGCATATGCATTTATCAAACGTCTCATTAAACAATTTGGTAAACCTCAAAAAGTGATTACAGATCAGGCACCTTCAACGAAGGTAGCAATGGCTAAAGTCATTAAAGCTTTTAAACTTAAACCTGACTGTCATTGTACATCGAAATATCTGAATAATCTCATTGAGCAAGATCACCGTTATATTAAAGTAAGAAAGACAAGATATCAAAGTATCAATACGGCAAAGAATACTTTAAAAGGTATTGAATGTATTTACGCTCTATATAAAAAGAACCGCAGGTCTCTTCAGATCTACGGATTTTCGCCATGCCACGAAATTAGCATCATGCTAGCAAGTTAA
- the gtfB gene encoding accessory Sec system glycosylation chaperone GtfB, producing the protein MINLFESFDIRTQRLYKTFENAKVNVQTIVIEEDGFLPSNVITPYQFFANNDDHASKPLFFNQVPLPRFWEIGGNNNSAEIKNMGEVKGRIIYKKNYGFRIVERIEWLNKQGRTQVIDYYNDKGLKYAQLMVDDNQRRIIKRWFNDRNEEIISENFVTNDIMLKWNDKEYIFQSKVQFVIFYLKMSETPLESFLVNSLSIPFAVLHDLKVEGHDYLYWQEQMKDHLPGNMKLMLADKTRGSKILVPSNEEYDKVRELVEYEHQSRIAKAGYVYEFKNNHKEARNVLTLTNSDQIPHIEDIVKAHPQYQFHIAAITGMSQKLLQLNKYHNVTLYPVATKEKIHTLYETCDIYLDINKGNEILDAIKVAFEHKLLILGYKETVHNADYIAKENQFSLEHKDQLINALKEIEAEPSLADTKREIQLKHASSIQAQAFEALFSNICVNKE; encoded by the coding sequence ATGATTAATCTATTTGAATCTTTCGATATAAGAACACAAAGACTTTATAAAACATTTGAGAACGCAAAGGTGAATGTACAGACCATTGTCATTGAAGAAGATGGATTCTTGCCTTCAAATGTCATAACACCTTATCAGTTTTTCGCAAATAATGATGATCATGCTTCAAAACCTTTATTCTTTAATCAAGTGCCATTGCCAAGATTTTGGGAAATTGGAGGTAATAATAATTCAGCAGAAATTAAAAATATGGGCGAAGTAAAAGGTAGAATTATATATAAGAAGAATTACGGTTTCAGAATAGTTGAGCGAATTGAATGGTTGAACAAACAAGGTAGAACGCAAGTCATTGACTATTATAATGATAAAGGTTTAAAGTATGCGCAATTAATGGTTGATGATAATCAAAGAAGGATTATTAAACGATGGTTCAACGATCGAAATGAAGAAATTATAAGTGAGAATTTCGTAACGAACGATATTATGTTGAAATGGAATGATAAAGAATATATCTTCCAATCAAAAGTACAGTTTGTCATATTTTATTTGAAAATGAGCGAAACCCCTTTAGAAAGCTTTTTAGTCAATTCTTTATCTATACCTTTCGCAGTCCTTCATGATTTAAAAGTAGAAGGACACGACTATTTGTATTGGCAAGAACAAATGAAAGATCATTTACCGGGAAATATGAAGCTTATGTTAGCTGATAAGACAAGAGGTAGTAAAATTTTAGTACCAAGTAACGAGGAATACGATAAAGTACGTGAACTTGTAGAATATGAACATCAAAGTAGAATTGCGAAAGCAGGTTATGTATACGAGTTTAAAAATAATCATAAAGAAGCACGCAATGTGCTCACATTAACGAACTCTGATCAAATTCCACATATTGAAGATATCGTTAAAGCTCATCCGCAATATCAATTTCATATTGCAGCTATTACTGGAATGTCTCAAAAGTTACTTCAACTTAATAAATATCATAATGTCACGCTATATCCTGTAGCAACTAAAGAGAAAATTCATACTTTGTATGAAACATGCGACATTTATTTAGATATTAACAAAGGTAATGAAATTCTAGATGCTATTAAAGTAGCATTTGAGCACAAGTTATTGATTTTAGGATATAAAGAAACAGTGCATAATGCAGATTATATTGCAAAAGAAAATCAATTCTCGTTAGAACATAAAGATCAATTAATCAATGCGTTAAAAGAGATAGAAGCGGAACCTTCATTAGCTGATACTAAACGAGAAATTCAACTGAAGCATGCAAGTTCAATACAAGCGCAAGCATTTGAAGCGTTATTTAGTAATATATGTGTAAATAAAGAATAG
- a CDS encoding MDR family MFS transporter, producing the protein MEELKQREKTLLITILMVGSFVAILNQTLMTTALPSIMKEMHLTSSTVQWLTSIFMLVNGIMIPITAYLTQRFTTRTLYFAALTFFIVGSIICVITDQFSVILVGRAVQAMGAGIMMPLMQTVLFLVYPADKRGQAMGMFGLVVSFAPAIGPTLSGWVVSHYSWKVIFYILLIVVIIDLLFALKFVKNVTDVTKPKLNKLSVTLSTLGFAALLFGFSEAGNLGWHHPLVYSMIIAGIVILTMFIVKQLSMTEPFLNVRVFTYKSFTINMIIVCIVFVSFIGSQTVLSFYLQNLHGYSPLMSGLALMPGGIITGLLSPFTGKIFDKYGGKLLSIIGVSIVVITSLAFTQLDAHTSFAYVTIFFAISLAANAMVFNPLTTAALNNLSRELVPHGTSMNNTMRQVGAAMGSAILVTVMNTAILNPHEYGIEGLVHGVRVAYVVICIVAVLGLILAIINPTSKKGYKEA; encoded by the coding sequence GTGGAAGAGTTGAAACAAAGGGAAAAAACCTTGCTCATTACGATTTTGATGGTAGGGTCATTTGTGGCCATCTTGAACCAGACACTCATGACTACAGCCTTACCAAGTATTATGAAAGAAATGCATTTAACGAGCAGTACAGTACAATGGCTGACGTCTATATTTATGTTAGTGAATGGAATCATGATTCCCATTACCGCATATTTAACACAGCGATTTACGACAAGAACGTTATACTTTGCAGCTTTAACATTCTTTATAGTAGGTTCTATTATTTGTGTTATAACGGATCAATTCAGTGTCATACTCGTAGGACGTGCAGTTCAAGCAATGGGTGCTGGGATTATGATGCCTTTAATGCAGACAGTCCTATTTCTTGTTTATCCAGCTGATAAAAGAGGGCAAGCTATGGGGATGTTTGGATTAGTTGTCAGCTTCGCACCAGCAATTGGTCCAACATTGTCAGGTTGGGTTGTTTCTCACTACAGTTGGAAAGTGATATTTTATATTTTATTAATCGTAGTCATTATAGACTTATTATTTGCGTTGAAATTCGTGAAGAATGTAACAGATGTTACGAAACCGAAGCTTAATAAACTATCTGTCACACTGTCTACATTGGGCTTTGCGGCATTGTTATTTGGCTTTAGCGAAGCGGGTAATTTAGGCTGGCATCATCCTTTAGTTTATTCAATGATCATTGCAGGTATTGTCATCTTAACAATGTTTATCGTGAAACAATTAAGCATGACTGAGCCATTTCTTAACGTACGCGTCTTCACCTATAAATCCTTTACGATCAATATGATTATCGTCTGTATCGTCTTTGTTTCATTTATAGGAAGTCAAACAGTATTGTCATTCTACTTACAAAATCTACACGGATATTCACCATTAATGTCAGGATTAGCACTGATGCCAGGTGGAATTATAACAGGTCTACTTTCACCATTCACAGGTAAAATATTCGATAAATACGGCGGTAAGTTATTATCCATCATAGGCGTTTCAATTGTCGTGATTACATCCTTAGCTTTCACACAACTCGATGCACACACATCATTCGCTTATGTCACAATATTCTTTGCCATTTCACTCGCAGCAAATGCGATGGTCTTTAATCCATTAACAACAGCTGCGTTAAACAATTTATCACGTGAATTAGTACCACATGGAACATCGATGAATAATACAATGAGACAAGTCGGCGCAGCAATGGGTTCAGCAATATTAGTAACAGTTATGAATACAGCCATCTTAAATCCACATGAATATGGAATAGAAGGATTAGTACACGGCGTACGCGTCGCATACGTTGTTATATGTATCGTAGCAGTACTCGGCTTAATATTAGCAATTATCAACCCAACATCTAAAAAAGGCTATAAAGAAGCGTAG
- a CDS encoding AraC family transcriptional regulator, translating to MANLYTLQFLYINHYRFLQGWKDYDDGVLFSLIRYIVKGSGSFTINGENYQVQEGDILCIPQNATLKSEAIESNIEFISLRYRADLHRYGALQKLLTVDLPNHIRFDDSEITNICGELFIKMNQLFTHDDTGQNYKLLGQLYYLIGTIKSHLKSSVITPRLDSEMVVNNRNDKRIIQTIAYIKNNLSTSHQIVTLASMIDLSESQFRLLFKNYTGKSPQTYIYEYKMTSAAELLLNTNLKINEIALQVGYEDANYFTRQFKQIYGLSPRAYRNYIN from the coding sequence TTGGCAAACTTATATACACTGCAATTTTTATATATCAATCATTATAGATTCTTACAAGGGTGGAAGGATTATGATGATGGGGTATTATTTTCGCTTATTCGCTATATTGTAAAAGGGTCTGGTAGTTTCACGATTAATGGAGAAAATTATCAAGTACAAGAAGGGGATATTTTGTGTATTCCACAAAATGCAACGTTAAAAAGTGAAGCTATTGAATCGAATATAGAGTTTATAAGTTTAAGATATAGAGCTGATTTGCATAGGTATGGAGCATTACAAAAATTATTAACTGTCGATCTTCCGAATCATATTCGATTTGATGATTCTGAGATAACAAACATTTGTGGGGAATTATTTATTAAGATGAATCAATTATTTACACATGATGACACGGGTCAAAATTATAAATTATTAGGACAATTATATTATTTAATAGGTACTATAAAGTCTCATTTAAAAAGTTCAGTCATTACACCTAGGTTAGATTCTGAAATGGTAGTTAATAATCGTAATGATAAAAGAATTATTCAGACTATAGCCTATATTAAAAATAATTTAAGTACTTCTCATCAAATTGTTACATTAGCGAGTATGATTGATTTAAGTGAATCACAGTTTAGATTATTATTTAAAAATTATACGGGTAAATCACCTCAAACTTATATTTATGAATACAAGATGACCTCGGCAGCTGAATTATTACTCAATACGAACTTAAAAATAAATGAAATCGCGTTACAAGTGGGATATGAAGATGCCAATTATTTTACGAGGCAATTTAAACAAATATATGGATTATCACCAAGGGCATATAGAAATTATATAAACTAG
- a CDS encoding ABC transporter substrate-binding protein, whose amino-acid sequence MKSKILYLLLVSILILASCGQKNETETSNKNSNELEGEITFWHSFTQGPRKEYIEKKAEVFMKKHPKVKIKIETFAWPEFHTKWTTGVQAGQVPDISTAMPNDVSLMIDANVLSDVDGIINDIGKDKFYSGPLKEGEKNGKHYSIPLYSHAQVMWYRKDLLKKVNEEVPKTWDDFERVTDKISKEGTFGISVPMGTGDMMATRFLNFYVRSHGEKLIKNGKADLTNKRAIDGINYWVNRYHSSSPKGSINFKVLDQATLFYQGKTAFDFNSGFQISGVKANSPDLLKKISAAPIPTQKSSEKSEGIETTNVPLVQWKHSKHKDISRAFIKELYQEDDYVDFLLSTPGGMLPVMKGVSDNPKYKSNETIKAFKPEIDMIERQISHGTAIGMEDGPNVEASILTTQNIIEEMFQEIVTTDISTEDAAKKAEDKLNRQFQIMNR is encoded by the coding sequence ATGAAAAGTAAAATTTTATATTTGTTACTTGTTTCTATTCTTATTTTAGCGTCTTGTGGTCAAAAAAATGAAACAGAAACTTCTAATAAAAATTCAAATGAGTTAGAAGGTGAAATCACTTTTTGGCATTCTTTCACTCAAGGTCCTAGGAAAGAATACATTGAGAAAAAGGCTGAAGTGTTTATGAAGAAACATCCAAAAGTAAAAATAAAAATCGAAACTTTTGCTTGGCCAGAATTTCATACAAAATGGACAACTGGTGTTCAAGCTGGACAAGTACCTGATATTTCTACAGCGATGCCAAATGATGTGTCACTTATGATAGATGCTAATGTCTTGTCAGATGTCGATGGGATTATAAATGATATAGGGAAAGATAAGTTTTATAGTGGTCCTTTAAAAGAAGGTGAGAAGAATGGTAAGCATTACTCAATTCCGTTATATTCTCATGCTCAAGTAATGTGGTATAGAAAAGATTTACTTAAAAAAGTAAATGAAGAAGTTCCAAAAACATGGGATGACTTTGAAAGAGTTACAGATAAAATTTCTAAAGAAGGTACCTTTGGCATATCAGTTCCAATGGGTACTGGAGATATGATGGCTACTAGATTTTTGAATTTTTATGTTAGATCACATGGAGAAAAATTGATTAAAAACGGGAAAGCAGATTTAACAAATAAAAGAGCTATAGATGGAATTAATTATTGGGTTAATAGATATCATTCTAGTTCACCTAAAGGATCTATCAACTTCAAAGTTCTTGATCAAGCTACATTATTTTATCAAGGGAAAACAGCATTTGATTTCAATAGTGGGTTCCAAATTTCAGGTGTTAAAGCAAACTCTCCTGATTTATTGAAGAAAATTAGTGCAGCTCCAATACCGACACAAAAAAGTTCTGAAAAAAGTGAAGGAATTGAAACAACAAATGTACCTTTAGTCCAATGGAAACATAGTAAACATAAAGATATTTCTAGAGCATTTATAAAAGAACTTTATCAAGAAGATGATTATGTAGATTTCTTACTTTCAACACCTGGAGGTATGTTACCTGTAATGAAAGGTGTGTCAGATAATCCTAAGTACAAATCAAATGAAACGATAAAAGCATTTAAACCAGAGATAGATATGATTGAAAGACAAATCTCTCATGGTACTGCAATTGGTATGGAAGATGGTCCAAATGTAGAGGCAAGTATATTAACGACGCAGAATATCATTGAAGAGATGTTCCAAGAAATCGTTACAACTGATATTAGTACTGAAGATGCTGCAAAAAAAGCAGAAGATAAATTAAATAGACAGTTTCAAATTATGAATAGGTAG